From one Pseudactinotalea sp. HY158 genomic stretch:
- the ygjK gene encoding alpha-glucosidase: protein MRSMLAATAAAALLAAAVVLPSEAAVADTGPAANGAVPAAADGESNRADRPLPRLASQYRDVLDRTGSPLAFREFDGVGNQRFNPLLDAGAWHGFTLPAEPSEYGGFTGPMVIAEEYSVFFAHELDRLTISADGDPVDLSSATSQEIFAIPGALVQSYDFEGFGLELELRFADDRTALVRTRLVNHTASTQALELTWTGELLDQWTPTATVAETYPDWTRSIEATDDGVRFTFGKLRSTWTIMQSGSAEYRIDRTIAAETTIDKAELSYASTSSIDVPADGSSEFYTLHSYVHSDTEAADLDGSIADIEADPDAYFDASIERWEGYLAAALIDESATAERRRVTVKAVETLNGNWRSPAGEIEHNGITPSNTARWFDGLWAWDTWKGAAALGEFNPEIAKDTIRAMFDSQIQADDPVRPQDAGMVIDAVFYNKLADRGGDGGNWNERNTKPPLTAWAIWDIYKATGDVDFVAEMYPKLRAYHDWWYRARDHDGNGIAEYGATKHPAHNDENGNITFDVRYPGTPPAGLDFTGCEESRGVFACAGDELYRAVLAAGGYNSLSVGAQDGAGWESGMDNAARFGFINNDQLEQYADEAYDGDLERARKDWQVLFLENRADDGSLIGFSINQESVELNAYLAMEKNVLADMAVLLGEPDQAEADRRDAEEIAQYVNTCMFDEESGFYYDRQLAEDAAEAGSCSGALLTDRGRGPEGWSPLWTGIAPADQAARVREVMLDENEFNTLVPLGTASQTNPAYDPEIYWRGRVWVDQFYFGVTALSNYGYDDDAEALTDKFFANAQGLAGDQPIRENYNPETGAMQGATNFTWSAAHLYMLLDPENEGPTEPPTGEPTDEPTDPTTEPTDPGEDPDPTDGTNTSGSDGSDAADGADGSDGSAGADGADSADGAPGGALPDTGAGGATAWFAAALGLLAAGAFALAYRRRSLTH from the coding sequence ATGAGATCCATGCTTGCGGCCACCGCCGCAGCGGCACTCCTCGCAGCCGCCGTCGTCCTGCCGTCGGAGGCGGCCGTCGCGGACACCGGTCCAGCCGCGAACGGCGCCGTCCCCGCGGCCGCGGACGGGGAGTCGAACCGTGCCGACCGGCCACTTCCCCGGCTCGCCTCCCAGTACCGCGACGTGCTCGACCGGACCGGGAGCCCGCTCGCGTTCCGTGAATTCGACGGGGTCGGCAACCAGCGCTTCAACCCCCTGCTCGACGCGGGCGCATGGCACGGGTTCACCCTGCCGGCCGAGCCGAGCGAGTACGGCGGCTTCACCGGACCGATGGTGATCGCCGAGGAGTACAGCGTCTTCTTCGCCCACGAACTCGACCGGCTCACGATCAGCGCCGACGGGGACCCGGTCGACCTGTCGAGTGCGACCTCCCAGGAGATCTTCGCCATCCCGGGCGCCCTCGTGCAGAGCTATGACTTCGAGGGCTTCGGGCTAGAGCTCGAACTCCGGTTCGCCGACGACCGCACGGCGCTCGTGCGCACCCGGCTCGTCAACCACACGGCCTCGACCCAGGCGCTCGAGCTCACCTGGACCGGTGAGCTGCTCGACCAGTGGACCCCGACGGCCACGGTCGCCGAGACCTACCCGGACTGGACGCGGTCGATCGAGGCCACGGACGACGGGGTTCGGTTCACGTTCGGGAAGCTCCGCAGCACGTGGACCATCATGCAGAGCGGCAGCGCCGAGTACCGGATCGACCGCACCATCGCCGCCGAGACGACGATCGACAAGGCGGAGCTGAGCTACGCCAGCACCTCGAGCATCGACGTCCCCGCCGACGGCTCGAGTGAGTTCTACACGCTGCACAGCTACGTGCACTCGGACACCGAGGCCGCGGACCTGGACGGCTCTATCGCGGACATCGAGGCCGACCCGGACGCCTACTTCGACGCCTCGATCGAGCGGTGGGAGGGCTACCTGGCCGCCGCCCTGATCGACGAGTCCGCCACGGCCGAGCGCCGCCGGGTGACCGTCAAGGCGGTCGAGACGCTCAACGGCAACTGGCGCTCGCCCGCGGGGGAGATCGAGCACAACGGCATCACCCCCTCGAACACCGCCCGCTGGTTCGACGGACTGTGGGCCTGGGACACCTGGAAGGGTGCGGCCGCCCTCGGGGAGTTCAACCCCGAGATCGCCAAGGACACCATCCGTGCCATGTTCGACTCCCAGATCCAGGCCGACGACCCGGTGCGCCCGCAGGACGCCGGCATGGTCATCGACGCCGTCTTCTACAACAAGCTCGCCGACCGCGGCGGCGACGGCGGGAACTGGAACGAGCGCAACACGAAGCCGCCGCTGACCGCGTGGGCGATCTGGGACATCTACAAGGCGACCGGCGACGTCGACTTCGTGGCCGAGATGTATCCGAAGCTGCGGGCCTACCACGACTGGTGGTACCGGGCCCGCGACCACGACGGCAACGGCATCGCCGAGTACGGCGCCACGAAGCACCCCGCCCACAACGACGAGAACGGCAACATCACCTTCGACGTGCGCTACCCGGGCACCCCGCCCGCCGGGCTGGACTTCACGGGCTGTGAGGAGTCGCGCGGCGTGTTCGCGTGCGCCGGCGACGAGCTCTATCGTGCGGTGCTCGCCGCCGGGGGCTACAACTCGCTCTCCGTCGGTGCCCAGGACGGCGCCGGCTGGGAGTCCGGGATGGACAACGCCGCGCGGTTCGGCTTCATCAACAACGACCAGCTCGAGCAGTACGCGGACGAGGCCTACGACGGCGACCTGGAGCGCGCCCGCAAGGACTGGCAGGTGCTCTTCCTGGAGAACCGGGCCGACGACGGCAGCCTCATCGGCTTCTCGATCAACCAGGAGTCCGTCGAGCTCAACGCCTACCTCGCGATGGAGAAGAACGTGCTGGCCGACATGGCCGTGCTGCTCGGCGAGCCCGACCAGGCCGAGGCCGACCGCCGCGACGCCGAGGAGATCGCGCAGTACGTCAACACGTGCATGTTCGACGAGGAGAGCGGGTTCTACTACGACCGTCAGCTCGCCGAGGACGCCGCCGAGGCCGGCTCGTGCTCCGGCGCGCTGCTGACCGACCGCGGCCGGGGCCCCGAGGGCTGGAGCCCGCTGTGGACGGGGATCGCGCCGGCCGACCAGGCCGCACGCGTGCGTGAGGTCATGCTCGATGAGAACGAGTTCAACACCCTCGTCCCGCTCGGCACCGCCTCCCAGACCAACCCCGCCTACGATCCCGAGATCTACTGGCGTGGGCGCGTGTGGGTGGACCAGTTCTACTTCGGCGTGACCGCCCTGAGCAACTACGGCTACGACGACGACGCGGAGGCGCTCACCGACAAGTTCTTCGCCAACGCGCAGGGACTCGCCGGCGATCAGCCCATCCGGGAGAACTACAACCCCGAGACGGGCGCGATGCAGGGGGCGACGAACTTCACGTGGAGCGCCGCCCACCTGTACATGCTCCTCGACCCGGAGAACGAGGGGCCGACCGAGCCCCCGACCGGCGAGCCCACGGACGAGCCGACCGACCCCACGACGGAGCCGACCGACCCCGGTGAGGACCCGGACCCGACGGACGGGACGAACACGTCCGGTTCCGACGGTTCCGATGCCGCCGACGGTGCTGACGGTTCCGACGGTTCCGCCGGTGCTGACGGTGCCGACAGTGCCGACGGCGCGCCGGGCGGCGCACTGCCGGACACCGGTGCCGGCGGCGCGACCGCCTGGTTCGCGGCGGCGCTCGGACTCCTCGCTGCGGGCGCGTTCGCGCTCGCCTATCGACGACGCTCGCTCACCCACTGA
- the arfB gene encoding alternative ribosome rescue aminoacyl-tRNA hydrolase ArfB, with amino-acid sequence MDVQVSPALTIPAAELRWRFSRSSGPGGQHVNTADSRVELSWDIATSAVLSPTQRRRLEGGLAGRLVGTTLTVTASERSSQLRNREVAIARLAELLRAALRPPSAPRRATRPTRGSVRRRRAAKQLRSETKRLRRRPGDD; translated from the coding sequence ATGGATGTCCAGGTCTCGCCGGCGCTGACGATCCCGGCGGCGGAGCTGCGGTGGCGGTTCTCCCGCTCCTCCGGGCCCGGCGGCCAGCACGTGAACACCGCGGACAGCCGGGTCGAGCTGTCGTGGGACATCGCGACCTCGGCCGTGCTCAGCCCGACCCAACGGCGCCGGCTCGAGGGCGGCCTCGCCGGCCGGCTCGTGGGCACGACCCTGACCGTGACCGCCTCCGAGCGCAGCTCCCAGCTGCGCAACCGCGAGGTCGCGATCGCCCGGCTCGCCGAGCTGCTGCGCGCGGCGCTGCGTCCGCCGTCCGCGCCCCGGCGCGCCACCCGGCCCACCCGCGGATCGGTCCGGCGCCGGCGTGCGGCGAAGCAGCTCCGGTCCGAGACCAAGCGACTGCGGCGGCGCCCGGGGGACGACTAG
- a CDS encoding DUF4233 domain-containing protein has translation MTTAPSSDSPPARPGLPAPAGRSVRHLFAVATLGTQVFVFGFAGLVAYGLRLAPPEVIWPVVGFAVALCLAALALLRGLPGRILGSLVQVVSILAGLIIPMMWILGTVFAALWILAMVLGAKIDREKAAYAAAEAGGRTR, from the coding sequence GTGACCACCGCGCCCTCCTCCGATTCCCCGCCGGCCCGCCCCGGCCTGCCGGCGCCCGCCGGCCGATCCGTCCGGCACCTGTTCGCCGTTGCGACGCTCGGAACCCAGGTCTTCGTGTTCGGATTCGCCGGGCTCGTGGCCTACGGGCTGCGGCTCGCGCCGCCGGAGGTCATCTGGCCGGTCGTCGGGTTCGCGGTCGCGCTGTGCCTGGCGGCGCTGGCGCTCCTGCGGGGCTTGCCCGGGCGCATCCTCGGCTCCCTCGTGCAGGTCGTGAGCATCCTCGCCGGACTGATCATCCCGATGATGTGGATCCTCGGCACGGTCTTCGCCGCGCTGTGGATCCTCGCCATGGTGCTCGGCGCGAAGATCGACCGTGAGAAGGCGGCCTACGCCGCCGCGGAGGCGGGCGGGCGCACCCGATAG
- the dhaM gene encoding dihydroxyacetone kinase phosphoryl donor subunit DhaM, with the protein MTIAVGLVLVSHSGNLAKGAAEVAAQMAPDVPIYAAGGTDDNRIGTSFDRVMEMVERVREAGAEAVVLSDLGSALLTAESVAEVLDGGVTIVDAPFVEGAVAAAVAAQTGSSASQVAAAARTAIDAFAGGSADAADSADDTDHPGGDSAATDSTADTAAPATPAPAAAEATDDHEASSDVLERTVTLRNSLGLHARPAAQVARIVADHDAEVTINETPAASVLALMGLGLTGGAEATLRASGPQAGDVLTRLEEEFENGFGED; encoded by the coding sequence GTGACGATCGCGGTGGGCCTCGTGCTCGTCTCCCACTCGGGCAACCTCGCCAAGGGAGCGGCCGAGGTCGCCGCGCAGATGGCACCCGACGTGCCGATCTATGCCGCCGGCGGCACCGACGACAACCGCATCGGCACGAGCTTCGACCGGGTCATGGAGATGGTCGAACGGGTTCGGGAGGCCGGGGCCGAGGCCGTCGTGCTCTCCGACCTCGGCTCCGCGCTCCTCACCGCCGAATCGGTCGCCGAGGTACTGGACGGCGGGGTCACGATCGTCGACGCCCCCTTCGTCGAGGGCGCCGTCGCGGCGGCCGTCGCGGCCCAGACCGGTTCGAGTGCCTCGCAGGTCGCGGCGGCGGCGCGGACCGCGATCGATGCGTTCGCCGGCGGCTCTGCCGATGCTGCCGACTCTGCCGACGACACTGACCACCCTGGCGGCGACTCTGCTGCCACCGACAGCACGGCCGACACCGCGGCCCCGGCCACCCCGGCCCCGGCCGCCGCGGAGGCGACGGACGATCACGAGGCGAGCTCCGACGTCCTCGAGCGGACCGTGACGCTGCGCAACAGCCTCGGACTGCATGCGCGACCCGCCGCGCAGGTGGCGCGGATCGTCGCCGATCACGACGCCGAGGTGACGATCAACGAGACCCCCGCGGCGAGCGTCCTCGCGCTCATGGGGCTCGGCCTCACGGGCGGGGCGGAGGCGACGCTGCGGGCGAGCGGCCCGCAGGCCGGCGACGTGCTCACCCGGCTCGAGGAGGAGTTCGAGAACGGGTTCGGCGAGGACTAG
- the dhaL gene encoding dihydroxyacetone kinase subunit DhaL, producing the protein MSEKVLGNEWAVAWIQACARITSDERAALNDLDRAIGDGDHGENLDRGFSAVAAKLDSAAPAQLGETFKLVATTLMSTVGGAAGPLYGTAFLRAGKAAGEADNRAGGLDATGVAELLEAGLAGLVARGKAEPGDKTMVDAWDAAATAARAAAESGSDPVAVWAEASAAAEAGARATEPMVARKGRASYLGERSAGHRDPGAQSSAMLLAAAAAAARDTP; encoded by the coding sequence ATGAGTGAGAAGGTGCTCGGCAACGAGTGGGCCGTGGCCTGGATCCAGGCCTGTGCCCGGATCACGTCCGATGAGCGCGCGGCGCTGAACGACCTGGACCGGGCCATCGGCGACGGTGACCACGGCGAGAACCTCGACCGGGGCTTCTCCGCCGTCGCGGCGAAGCTCGACTCCGCCGCCCCGGCCCAGCTGGGCGAGACCTTCAAGCTCGTGGCCACCACCCTCATGTCGACCGTGGGCGGCGCCGCCGGTCCGCTGTACGGCACCGCCTTCCTCCGCGCCGGCAAGGCCGCCGGGGAGGCGGACAACCGGGCCGGCGGGCTCGACGCGACCGGCGTGGCCGAGCTGCTCGAGGCCGGGCTGGCCGGCCTCGTCGCCCGCGGCAAGGCCGAGCCCGGCGACAAGACGATGGTGGACGCGTGGGACGCCGCCGCCACGGCCGCGCGCGCCGCGGCCGAGTCCGGGTCCGATCCGGTCGCCGTGTGGGCCGAGGCCTCGGCCGCCGCGGAGGCCGGCGCCCGCGCCACCGAACCGATGGTCGCCCGCAAGGGCCGGGCGTCCTACCTCGGCGAGCGCTCGGCCGGGCACCGCGATCCGGGCGCGCAGTCCTCGGCCATGCTGCTCGCGGCCGCGGCGGCCGCAGCGCGGGACACGCCGTGA
- the dhaK gene encoding dihydroxyacetone kinase subunit DhaK yields the protein MKKLINDPHDVVKEAVAGFVAAHSDLVAAGPDPEELFVHRRGGAVPGKVGLVSGGGSGHEPLHVGFVGEGMLDAAVPGAVFTSPTPGPILAATKAADGGAGVLHIVKNYTGDVLNFETAAELADAEDIDVAAVIINDDVAVQDSLYTAGRRGVAGTVLVEKIAGASAERRDDLATVAAVATKVNERTRSMGVALHACTVPHAGELSFELAEDEIEIGIGIHGEPGRERIPMAGADDITDRLLDAVTTDLGLSGGEEVLLFVNGMGATPLSELYIVYGRAAERLAAAGVKVTRSLVGNYTTALDMQGCSVTVLHLDEELTTLWDAPAKTPAMRSET from the coding sequence ATGAAGAAGCTCATCAATGATCCACACGACGTCGTGAAGGAGGCGGTGGCGGGCTTCGTCGCCGCCCATTCCGATCTCGTGGCGGCGGGACCGGATCCCGAGGAACTGTTCGTCCACCGGCGCGGCGGGGCGGTGCCCGGCAAGGTCGGTCTCGTCTCCGGCGGCGGGAGCGGGCACGAGCCGCTGCACGTCGGCTTCGTGGGGGAGGGGATGCTCGACGCGGCCGTGCCCGGCGCCGTGTTCACCTCGCCCACGCCCGGTCCGATCCTGGCGGCCACGAAGGCCGCCGACGGCGGCGCCGGGGTGCTCCACATCGTCAAGAACTACACCGGCGACGTCCTCAACTTCGAGACGGCGGCCGAGCTGGCCGACGCGGAGGACATCGACGTCGCGGCCGTGATCATCAACGACGACGTCGCCGTCCAGGACTCCCTGTACACGGCCGGTCGCCGCGGCGTGGCCGGCACGGTCCTCGTGGAGAAGATCGCCGGGGCGAGTGCGGAGCGGCGCGACGACCTGGCCACGGTCGCCGCCGTCGCCACGAAGGTGAACGAGCGCACCCGCAGCATGGGCGTGGCCCTGCACGCGTGCACGGTGCCGCACGCGGGCGAGCTCTCGTTCGAGCTCGCCGAGGACGAGATCGAGATCGGCATCGGCATCCACGGCGAACCGGGCCGCGAGCGGATCCCGATGGCCGGCGCGGACGACATCACCGATCGGCTCCTCGACGCCGTGACCACCGACCTCGGTCTGTCCGGGGGCGAGGAGGTGCTGCTGTTCGTCAACGGCATGGGCGCCACGCCGCTGTCCGAGCTGTACATCGTCTACGGCCGGGCGGCCGAGCGGCTCGCCGCGGCCGGGGTGAAGGTCACCCGGTCGCTCGTGGGCAACTACACGACGGCCCTGGACATGCAGGGCTGCTCGGTCACGGTGCTCCACCTCGACGAGGAACTCACTACGCTATGGGATGCCCCTGCGAAGACACCGGCGATGAGGAGTGAGACATGA
- a CDS encoding NAD(P)/FAD-dependent oxidoreductase translates to MARIDSQEGERTYDVVVIGAGPVGENVADRVVAGGLNAVVVEHELVGGECSYWACVPSKALLRPGAALRAARAVGGSREAVTAGVDARATLARRTEFTSDWDDSAQVDWLRGAGIDLVRGTARLSGPRRVSVRTTQGPVALEARLAVVVCTGSRAIVPGIPGLAEARPWTSREATSARAVPGSLIVLGGGVVGCESACAYADLGAEVTVIEAGRLLGTLEPVAAEHVRSALAARGVRFHTGATATRVTRDDAAAPDARVTVELSGGERVTGEEILVATGRGPRTDGLGLAVVGLTDGAWLAVDETLRVTGPDGAGIDWLYAAGDVNGRRLLTHQGKYQARIAAGAIMARAARADSGGHGARIDDSPWGAHAATADQRAATAVVFTDPQVASVGLTEADCREQGVRTRVVDVDLGAVAGAALMADGYRGAARMVVDADRQVIVGLTFVGQDVAELAQAGAIAIAGEVPIARLWHAVPAFPTVSEVWLRLLEAYRDGS, encoded by the coding sequence ATGGCCCGGATCGATTCCCAGGAGGGTGAACGCACCTACGACGTCGTCGTCATCGGCGCCGGGCCGGTCGGCGAGAACGTCGCCGACCGGGTCGTCGCGGGCGGCCTGAACGCGGTCGTGGTCGAGCACGAACTCGTCGGCGGCGAGTGCTCCTACTGGGCGTGCGTGCCCTCGAAGGCGCTGCTGCGCCCCGGCGCCGCCCTGCGCGCCGCCCGCGCGGTCGGCGGGTCCCGCGAGGCCGTCACGGCCGGTGTCGACGCGCGCGCCACGCTCGCCCGCCGCACCGAATTCACGAGCGACTGGGACGACTCGGCCCAGGTGGACTGGCTCCGCGGGGCCGGCATCGACCTCGTTCGCGGCACCGCCCGCCTGAGCGGCCCGAGGCGGGTGAGCGTACGGACGACGCAGGGCCCCGTCGCGCTCGAGGCCCGCCTCGCCGTCGTGGTCTGCACCGGATCGCGTGCGATCGTGCCGGGGATCCCCGGCCTGGCCGAGGCCCGGCCCTGGACCTCCCGCGAGGCGACGTCCGCGCGCGCCGTCCCCGGCTCGCTCATCGTGCTCGGCGGCGGGGTCGTCGGCTGCGAGTCGGCCTGCGCCTACGCCGACCTCGGTGCCGAGGTCACCGTGATCGAGGCGGGCCGGCTGCTGGGAACGCTCGAACCCGTCGCGGCCGAGCATGTGCGCTCCGCCCTGGCCGCCCGCGGGGTGCGCTTCCACACGGGGGCCACGGCCACGCGCGTGACCCGGGACGACGCCGCGGCGCCGGATGCGCGGGTGACGGTCGAACTCTCCGGCGGCGAGCGCGTCACCGGTGAGGAGATCCTCGTGGCCACCGGCCGCGGGCCCCGCACCGACGGACTCGGGCTCGCCGTGGTCGGGCTGACCGACGGCGCATGGCTCGCGGTGGACGAGACCCTCCGGGTCACCGGGCCGGACGGCGCGGGGATCGACTGGCTCTACGCCGCGGGCGACGTGAACGGCCGCCGGCTGCTCACCCATCAGGGCAAGTATCAGGCCCGCATCGCGGCGGGGGCGATCATGGCCCGCGCCGCCCGCGCAGACTCCGGTGGGCACGGCGCCCGGATCGACGACTCCCCGTGGGGCGCGCACGCGGCGACCGCCGACCAGCGCGCGGCCACGGCCGTGGTCTTCACCGATCCGCAGGTCGCCTCCGTCGGGCTGACCGAGGCCGACTGCCGGGAGCAGGGGGTGCGGACCCGCGTGGTCGACGTGGACCTGGGCGCCGTCGCCGGGGCCGCCCTCATGGCCGACGGCTACCGCGGCGCTGCCCGGATGGTCGTCGACGCCGACCGGCAGGTGATCGTCGGCCTGACGTTCGTGGGCCAGGACGTGGCCGAGCTCGCGCAGGCCGGGGCGATCGCGATCGCGGGCGAGGTGCCGATCGCGCGGCTGTGGCACGCGGTGCCCGCCTTCCCGACCGTGAGTGAGGTGTGGCTGCGCCTGCTCGAGGCGTACCGCGACGGGTCGTGA
- a CDS encoding DUF664 domain-containing protein: MTEDDAATALLLDAFGRIAGGVARVLDGLSAGDAGAQLDGAANSIGWLIWHLTRVQDDHVAELAGVEQVWTAGGWARALDLPFSPTATGFGHTGEEVAALAAVAVGDLATYHEQTQEATAAYLRGLRARDLDQVVDEGWDPPVTLGVRLVSVVSDGLEHLGQAQFVRGVLARRRDGAWSPIG; encoded by the coding sequence ATGACCGAGGACGACGCCGCGACCGCCCTACTGCTCGACGCGTTCGGCCGGATCGCCGGCGGGGTGGCCCGGGTGCTCGACGGCCTGAGCGCGGGCGACGCCGGCGCCCAGCTCGACGGCGCGGCGAACTCGATCGGGTGGCTCATATGGCACCTGACGCGGGTGCAGGACGATCACGTGGCCGAGCTCGCGGGCGTCGAGCAGGTGTGGACGGCGGGCGGCTGGGCGCGGGCGCTCGACCTGCCGTTCAGCCCCACCGCGACGGGCTTCGGGCACACGGGCGAGGAGGTCGCGGCCCTCGCCGCGGTGGCCGTGGGCGACCTCGCCACCTACCACGAGCAGACCCAGGAGGCGACGGCGGCCTACCTGCGCGGCCTGCGTGCCCGCGATCTCGACCAGGTGGTCGACGAGGGCTGGGACCCGCCGGTCACCCTCGGGGTGCGGCTCGTGAGCGTGGTCTCCGACGGCCTCGAGCACCTCGGGCAGGCCCAGTTCGTGCGCGGCGTGCTCGCCCGGCGCAGGGACGGCGCCTGGTCACCGATCGGCTGA